The Streptomyces sp. cg36 genomic interval CTGACCCGGGAGTTCACGGACACCATCGCGGCGGCGGAGCGGGCCATCGCCACCACGGGCGGCGAGCTGCGCCTGATGGAGCGGGACCGCACCGAGGACCTGGCCGCCGCCAAGGAGTGGGGCGAGGAGGCGGTGACGGCCAGCAGGAAGGCGGACGGGCTGCGGGCGGGCGGCTCGGCGGAGGAGGCCGACCGGTTCGACCGGCTGGCCAAGGTGGCGCTGGGCAGGGAGGTGCAGGCGGAACGGGAGGCGTGGCAGGCCGAGCCCGCGATCGCCGCGCAGACGGCGGTGGTCGACCGGCTCAGGACGGGGGTGGACGGGATGCGGACCAGACTGGAGGCGCTGGAGGTGAGGCAGCACGAATGGGTGACCGGTGCGACCTGGGCCCGGGCGCGGCACCGGATACCCGACGGGTTGGAGAGCGCGCACCCGCTGGACCCGGCGAGCGAGATACCCCGCTTCCAGGACAAACTGCGGCGCGAGGAGGCGCGGGCGCGGGGCGGGCACGAGCTCGCCGCCTCGGCCCTGGACGGCCGGTTCGAGCGGCTGGACAGCCCGGGCGACACGGCGGAGGTGGAGGCCCGCCTGGCCGCGCTGAAGGCGACGACGTAGACGGGGCGGGCGCGTCGGCGCCGGCGGGCGGTGGACCCGGCAGGCGGCGCGGGCGGGACGGTCGGTGGCGCCGGGGTGGGCGGGCTGCCGGGCTGCCCACGGCGCGACCCGTCCGGGTGCGGCCGACTCCGGGTGCGGCCGGGTGCGGGTGCGGCCGGGTGCGGGTGCGGCCCGCTCCCGGTGTGCGGCGGGCTCCAGGGGCGGGGAGCGGCCCGCACCAGGTCGGGCCCGCTCCAGGTGTGCGGCGTGCGGCGTGCGGCCTGCGGTCAGAACATGCTCAGGAGTTGCTCCTCCGTCAGTTCGGCGACGGGGGTGGACTGGCCGTCGGGGAGGGCGAGTTCGAACCAGACCGTCTTGCCGCGCGGCGTCCGGCGCGAACCCCACCCGGCGCTCAGCAGACCGACCAGCTGCAGCCCACGGCCGCCCTCGTCCGTGTCCCTGGCCCGCCGCCGTCTGGGCTGGACCAGACCCGCGTCCCACACCTCGCACACCAGCGTGCGGTCGCGCAGCAGCCGCAGCCGCACCTCGCCCTCGCCGTACCGCAGGGCGTTGGTGACGAGCTCGCTGACCAGCAGTTCGGTGGTGTCCACCAGGTCTTCCAGGTCCCAGGCCACCAGCTGGGCCCGGGCGAGCTCGCGGGCGCGGCCGACCGAGCGCGGTGAGCGGGGCAGCCGCCAGTCGCCGACGGCGTCCGTGGGCAGGCCCTGGATGCGGGCCATGAGCAGGGCGATGTCGTCCTCGCCGTGGCGGGTGTCCAGGGTGTTCAGGACCTGGTCGCAGACGTCCTCCAGCTCGGCCACCGGGTCGCTGATGGCCTTGCGGAAGGCCCGCAGCCCCTCCTCCAGGGGATGGTCGCGGGACTCGACGAGGCCGTCCGTGTAGAGGGCGAGCAGGGCGCCCTCGGGGAGGTCGACCTCGATCTCCTCGAACGGCTCGCCGCCGACGCCCAGCGGCAGGCCGGGCGGCACGTCCAGGAACAGCGCGGGTTCACCGGGCTCGACCAGGACGGGGGGCAGATGGCCGGCGTTGGCGATGGAGCAGCGCCGCGTCACCGGGTCGTACACGGCGTACACACAGGTCGCCAGGTAGACCTCGGAGAGGTCGGCCTCGCGGGACTTGTGGGCGGCGCGGGAGCCGGGGCGGCCACGCCGGACGTGGCCCGCCGCGCGGTCGGGGCCGCCGGGGTCGCCGAGGCCACGGGCGATCTCGTCCAGGTGCGAGAGCACCTCGGCGGGCTCCAGGTCGAGCATGGCCAGGGTCCGTACGGCGGTGCGCAGCTCGCCCATGGCGACGGCGGCGCGCAGGCCCCGGCCCATCACGTCGCCGACGACCAGGGCGGTGCGGTGGCCGGGGAGTTCGATCACGTCGAACCAGTCGCCGCCGACCTCGGTGGCGGCGTTGCCCGGCAGATAGCGGCAGGCGATGTCCAGCCCGGCGGCCTCGGGGTCGCCGGGCGGGAGCAGGGAGCGCTGCAGTATCAGCGCGCGTTCGTGCTCCCTCCGGTACAGGCGGGCGTTGTCGATGCAGACGGCGGCGCGGGAGGCGAGTTCGGTGGCGAGGGCGCGGTCGCGCTCGCCGAAGGGTTCGCTGCCCTTGGCGCGGGAGAACTGGACCAGGCCGACGACGGTGTCGTGGGCCACCATCGGGACGGCGAGCGTGGTGTGCACCAGGCTGCCCTCGTCGCCCGGTACGGCGCGTGAGCGGCCGGTGCGCAGGGCGTCGGCGCAGGGCGAGTGGAAGGGGTAGCGGTGCACGTCCCCCACCGAGACGGACGCGGCCGGGGCGGTGGCCCCGGTGAGGGTGAGCGGCGCGTCCGCGACGGCGCTGGCGAAGGCGACGCGGCGGAGCTCGGCGCTGCCGTCGGCGCGGTTCTGGATGGCGTCGTCGCCCGCGAGCAGCGCCTGGTAGAGGTCGACGGAGGCGAGGTCGCAGAAGCCGGGGACCGCGACGTCGAGGAGTTCGCGGGCGGTGGTCTCCAGGTCGAGGGAGTTGCCGATCCGGCTGCCGGCCTCGTTGAGGAGGGCGAGGTTGCGGCGGGCATCGGCGGCCTCGCGGGCCGCGTTGTGACGGCGGGTCACATCGATGCCGAGGCTGGCGACGCCGATCGGCCGTCCGGTGCCGCTGTGCACCCGGTAGAGGTTGATCGACCAGTGCCTGCGGGCGGGGTCGCCCGGCGCGCTGCCGACGAGCTGGAAGTCGGTGACGGCCTCGCCGGTGTCGAGGACGCGCTGGAGGGCGGCGGCCATCCGGTCGGCCTCGCCGCCCGCGAGGTAGTCGTGGACGGTGCGGCCCCGGTGCTCAGCCGGTTCCCCGCCGAAGACGGTGGCGAACCGCCGGTTGGCGCGCAGGACCGTGAGGTCGGTGCCGAACAGCAGGAACCCGAAGGGAGATTGACCGAAAATCGCCTGCGAGGCGGCCAGGTCGGTCTCTATGCCGCGCAGTGCCCGGACATCGACGACGATACAGAGCGCACCGCGCTCCCCGGTCGCCGTCTCGCTCGGCATCACATACAGCTCGGCGAGCCCGTGCCGCCCCTCCTGCTCGGGCATGCGGAACGGTACGAGGCCGGTCCACTCCCGCCCGTCCAGGATCTCGGCGACCCGTCGGTGACCTTGGGAGCGCAGCTCAGGGGGCATGAAGGCGTCGACCGGGTCGGTTCCCACGACTTCGCGGGCGGTCAGCCCGAACTGCTCCTCGGCCCGCAGGCTCCACTGCTCGATCAGCCCGTCGGGCCCGATCGAGAACGAGGCGACCCTGATGTAGTCATAGATCGAGCCAGGCGGGCTGCTCTGCCACACGACACCGCCAGCCGTCTCAGGTATCTCGCTCACGCGACCGTCCCCTCCAGCTCACCGCACCGGACCGGCCTTGACCGCAGTATTCAGTACTACGGCCCCCACCGGCACGGCGTTCACGATCACATCCCGGTCTCGTTCTTTTCCGGCCGTCTGACGGCCCCGGGGTCCACCGGGGCTGTGATCGTCCGTCCCACCCTCCTTCTAACCAGGCAGGGCCAGCTCGAACCACACGGTCTTGCCCGTCCTGCCGCGCCGGGTCCCCCAGCGCCGAGCAGAACAAGCCACCAACTGGAGTCCCCGGCCGCCCTCGTCGTCCGGTCCGGCGTCCCGTTCCACCGGTTCCTGGGGCAGCGGGTCGGAGACCTCCACCAGCAGGGCGCCGGGGTCCGGGCGGACCATCCGGACCCCGATCGGCCCCGAGGCGTACCGCAGGGAATTGGTCACGAGCTCACTGACCAGGAGCACCGCCACATCGCTGACGGCCGGGTCCAGTGCCCAGCCGCGCAGGGTGTCCCTGACGGCGTGCCGCGCGGTGCGTACGGCGTTGGCCTCTGCCGGGAAGGTCCACTCGGCACAGCCGCCAGAGGTGTCGATCACGCCGCTCACCCGCATCCGACTCTTCGGGGGGTTTGGATGGATTAATAGCCACATACCCGATATTTGCCGCCAGCTATCCCCTGGTGGGGCACGTGGTGGCACGAACGGCGTAGAGGCGGAAGGGGGTGATGGGGCGGGCCAGTCGGCGCCCCGGGCCGCCCACGACCACGCCATGGCCACAGCCACCGCCGCCACGGACACGGCCACGGCCACCGGCACGGCTGAGGCGCCCTCGCGCACCGCGCCCCTCACCCGGCGGGCCGTGCCCACAACCGGGCCACGTCCACCAACGGGCCACGTCCAGCGGGCCCCCCATCCCCGGGGCCACACCCACCGCGCCCCTCACCCAGCGGACCACATCCAGCGGCTCCCGCACAGCCCCGGCCCGCTCAGCGAGCGCTGTCGGTGCCGCCCGCCGTCAGGGTGTCGGCGGCCAGGATGCGGGCCGCCTCCGCGACCGCCGGACGGTCCTGGGGGAGCCAGTCGACCTGGTCCACCTCGTCCGGTGCGAGCCAGCGCAGGGCGTCGTGGTCCTCCAGGGGGCGGGGTTCGCCGGAGAGCAGCCGGGCGGTCCACACCCACAGCACGTACCCCGGCTTGAGCGGCCACTCCCCCGCGATGCGCGCGAGCGGTTCGGTCTCCACGCCCAGTTCCTCGCGCAGCTCGCGCACCAGCGCGTCCCGGGGCCGCTCGCCCGGCTCGACCTTGCCGCCGGGCAGTTCCCAGCGCCCGGCCAGCTCCGGCGGGGCGCTGCGGCGTGCGGCCAGCAGCCTGCCCCGGTCGTAGACGGCTCCGGCCACCACCACGCGATCGTCCATGCGCCGGAGCGTAACCCGGCCGTGGCGGGCCCGGCCGACCGGGCGGCCACCGGGCCCGCCTCCCGCTCCTCGCCCTCGTACGCCCCGGTGCGGCGCCGTCGTCGGCACCCGGCCGGGCGCGCGCCGCTACTGCGCCGGCTGTGCGACGCGCTCCACCCAGTAGAGCCGGTGCCCCTGGTCGTCGAGGCTGTCGACGATCTTCTGTGCCTCGGCCCGGGTGGCGTACCTGCCGACGCGGTAGCGGTTGCCGTTGTCGTCCTGACGTATGACCTGCCAGGCAAGCACCATGCCACCGTCGTTCATTGCGCCCCTCCCGCTGTCGGCGTGCAGGTCGGCAAAGATCCCCAGGAAACCGCATTGCGCATATGCCCGAGCCTACGCCTGACCTTCACTCAGCGGATCCGCGCTTACACGAAGAGATACGGATCCGGCCACAGGAGGGCAAGATGACGGGGGCGCACTCATACGAGTGCGCCCCCGTGGCAGGAGTTGACCGTGTGTCAGCCCATAGTGGTCATCTCAAAGCTGTCATCCCAAAGCTGTCACCTCGGCATCCCTACTTCACCGGCAGGTGGTAGGCGATCCGATAGCGGTCGGCGGGAACCACGACGTCGGCCGTCTCCACCGCGCGCCCCGACGCGTAGTACGTACGCTCGATGACGAGCACCACATGGCCCGGCACCCCGCCCAGCGCCAGCAGCTCCTCGGCGAGTCCGGGGCGGGCGCCGACCTCCTCCACCACGTTGTCCACGACGACGTCGATGGCGGCCATCCGCTCGACGACCCCGCATCCCCCGAGCGGCCCTTCCTCCGGCAGCATCACGGGCGTGCGCCCGGTGACTTCCAGGGGCTCCCAGGAGGTGGAGAGCATCATCTGCTCGCCCGAGTCCCGGTACACGTACCGGGTGCGCATCACGCGGTCGCCGGGGTGGATGCCGAGCCGCTTGGCGATCTCGGCGGACGCCTCGTCCTGCTCGCTGCTCGACTCCCAGGTGCCCCGGGTGCCGTCCTCGGCCTGCTCCTGGCGGAACGGGCTGGCACCCCTGGCCGGCCGGAACCCGGAGCGGGCCACCCGGCGCGGCACCGGCCGCTCCTTCACGTACGTGCCCGAACCCGAGCGGCCCTCGACCAGCCCCTCGGCCATCAGGACCTTGCGGGCCTCCAGGGCGACGGTGTCCGACACCCCGTACTCCTCGCGGATGCGGGCCTGGGAGGGGAGGCGGGTGTGCGGCGGCAGTGAGCCACTGACGATCTTCTGCCGGAGATCGCTGGCTACGCGCAGATAAGCCGGCTGCTCACCGAAAGTCACTGGCCACTCCCATCAGGTTGACAGACTGCAACAGCGTGGCAACCGTGGGTTGTGCGCCGCAAGCCAAGGCCAGGGTTTCACCCGATGTGATGACCGGCCCGTGTCCTGCGCATACCCCGGGTACGGCGGGGGAAGAATCGTCCGTACGCCCCCGCGCGCCGCCCGCACGGCCCGCACGACGCCCGGACCGCCGCCGCCCACGGTCCGCCGCCTCGGATCTACCCGGCGGGGACCTTACTGGAACCAGGCATTCCGATTCTGGCGCTGGTACTGGTACTGGCTGTGGTTCCGCTTCAGATACGGGTTGGGGCTGTCGTCGTGGTCGTGGTCGTGGTGACAGCCTCACTTCCGCCCGGGCGGGGCGAGGGGGCCTCAGACCTCCGCCCCTCGGGGCGAGGGGGCCTCAGACCTCCGTACCGCTTCCGCTGCCGCCGTCGGTTTCCTCGCTGTCGGTGCCGCCCGACGACCCGCCGTCGGCGCCACCGCTGCTGCTGCCGCCGGAGTCGGTGGCGGGCGGGGTGGTCGCCAGGTGCAGGGCGGCCCGGGCCGCGACCTCCGTGGCCTGGCGCAGGGCGCGGTCCGCCGCGCCCGAGTGCAGGTAGAAGGCGTCCGCGTCGGCGGCCACCGCGGCCTTCGCCCACTCCTTCTGCGCCAGGTCGACCTCCTTGAGGCGGGCGTCCACCGGGTCCTGTGCGGTGCTGGGCCAGCTGCGTCCGCGCAGCCGGGTGCCCTCCTGCGTCAGCACCTCGGACACCTGCCCGGCCCACTTCTTGAACCCGTCCAGATCGTCCTCGACGCGGTCCTGGTCGGGCCCGGCCGCGAGCACCCGGTCGTAGGCGTTGGCGGCGCGCAGATAGGTCATCTGGTCGGGGTCGAGCCGGCGGGCGTCATTGCGCACGGACCCCTTCAGCTTGCCGCTCGTCGTGGCGAACGCGCAGGTCACCGAGTGGTCGCCGACCTTCCAGCTCTGCTGGCTCGGCGTGTAGTAGTACGACTCGGCCTCCACCGGCAGGGCCCAGCTGTCCATCGCGTACTCCTGCTCGACGGCCCAGCACTTCTGGTCCGCGAGCGCGGTCATCCGCTGTTCGCCGGGGAACGCGGAGCCGTCCAGCTTGAAGGAGCCGGAGACCTCGCCGTCGTGCGGTTCGGCGCAGGGGACGACGTTCACCTTGACGACCTCGCGCTCCAGCTCGCCGCCGGGGACCACGAAGCAGTCGCCCTTGCGCAGGTCCATGGTGCTGCGCCGGCTCTTGGCGTCGTCGATGCCCTCGCGGAACCCGTCCCAGAACGCTCCGAACCCGCCGCTGACCGCCAGGACGAGCGCCAGGACCGTGGCGATCGAGGAGAGCACCACACCCGTGATCGCCATGCCCTTGCCGCGCAGCCCCTTCTTGCGGATCTGCGCGAGGGCGAAGCCGCCCAGCACCAGACCGAGTGGCGGCACACAGCAGACGATCCCCGTGACCAGCGAGGCGATCGCCAGACCACTGGTCTTGGCGGGCTCCTGGAACGGCTGCGGATACGGGTACCAGGGCTGCTGCGGCACCGGGTACGGGGGCGGCCAGCCGGGACCGTGGCCCTGGCCCGGCGGCGGCTCGGGCGCGGGCGGCGGCGGTATGTCCACGGGTGAGGGCTCCTCGTCGAGGTCAGCGAACTGCTGCGCGAATCGTACGCGGGACCATGAGGGCCGCGACCGCCGAAGCGGATCCTTTCCCTCCGTCGATTTCCGGCATGGAGGAGCGGACCTGGTTCCCCCGTGGAGGAGGGGCTCTGGAGGGGGTGCGGAGTCGATCTTCCATGGGGACGGACGAATTAGGGTCGCCGTATGACACGTGCGAACAGGCCGCATGCGGACAGGCCGCCGACGGAGAGCCCGGGTCCACAGGGCCTCGACCGCCCCGGCGCCCCCGGAACCCCGGGCGCCCCGGACTCCCACCCCTCCTACCGCTGCCCGCTGGACGGCACCCGGGTGCCCGTCGAGGCGGACGCGCCCTGGTGCTGCCCCGTCTGCCGGGGCCCCTGGGACCTGGACTTCACGGCCGGGGCGGTCCGGGCGTCGGCGCTCGCCGGACGGGTCGGCTCGCTCTGGCGCTACGCGGAGGCGCTGCCGCTCGCCGGGCCGCCGCCCGTCACCCTGGGCGAGGGCCGCACCCCGCTGGTGCCGCTCACCGACACCGTCACGGCCAAGCTGGACTTCCTGATGCCGACGCTGTCGTTCAAGGACCGGGGCGCGGTGCTGCTCGCCGAGCTGGCCCGGCGGCTGGCGCCCGAGCGGGTGGTCGCGGACAGCAGCGGCAACGCGGGCACCTCCGTGGCCGCCTACCTCGCCCGGGCCCAGCTGCCCTGCACGGTGTACGTGCCGGAGTCGACCTCGCCGAAGAAGGTCGAGCAGATCGCGGCGCACGGGGCCCGGGTCGAGCGGGTCCCCGGCGACCGCGAGGCCACGGCACGGGCGGCCCGGCGGGCGGCGGACACCCCGGGCACGTTCTACGCCTCGCACGTCTTCAACCCGTACTTCCTGCACGGCACCAAGACGTACGTGTACGAACTGTGGGAGGAGCTGGGCGGGCGGCTGCCCGAGGCGATCGTGGTGCCGGTCGGCAACGGCACCCTGCTGCTCGGCGCCGCGCTGGCCACGGCCGAGCTGTACGCCCACGGCCTGATCCCCGAGCGCCCCGCCCTGGTAGCGGTGCAGGCGGAGGCGGTGTCACCGCTGGCGCGGGCGTTCCGGGCGGGGGCGGAGGACGCGGCGGAGGTGCCCGCGGCCGAGACGCTGGCGGAGGGGATCGCGATCACCGCGCCGCCCCGGGCGCGCCAGATCCTGCGTGCGGTACGGGAGTCGGGCGGCACGTTCCTGACGGTGAACGAGGACCAGATCCGCGCGGCCCAGCTGGACCTCGCCGGACGCGGCCTGTTCGTCGAGTCGACGGCGGCGGCCTGCTGGGCAGCGGTCACCGCCACCCCACCACCCCTGACCGACCGCAGCACGGTGGTACCGCTGTGCGGGGCGGGGCTGAAGACGGGGGTGGCGGCGGGGGTGTAGGGGGCGGGGGGGCTGTTCAGCTGGGTGAGGCCGTATGGGAGGGGGTTCGGCTCAGCCGAGCGAGGCGTGCGGGACGGGGTTCGGCTCGGCTCAGCCGGCCGGGGCGTGCGGGAACGGGGTCCGGCTCAGCCGGCCGAGGCGTACGGGACAGGGTTCGGCTCGGCCGGCCGAGGCGTACAGGAACGGGGTTCGGCTCAGCCGGCCGAGGGCGCACCGGACAGGACTCGGCGCAGCCGAGCGAGGGGTGCGGGACGGGGCTCGGCTCAGCCGGCCGGGGCGTGCGGGACGGGCAGGTCGACGCGTACGAGGTGGCGCGGCCCGGCCCATGGATCGCGCGAGCCAGCCGCGCCGCCGGACTCCCCGGCATCCTCCGCCGCTCCCACCCCCCTCACCCCTCTCATCTCCCGCATCTCTCGCAGGTCCCGCAGCATGGGCTCGGCTTCGCGGAGGGTGCGGAGGGCGTCCGGGGAGAGTTCGGCGTGGACGATCTCCTCGTCGTGGGGGCCCGCCTCGGCCACGATGCGGCCGTCGGGGCCCCACACGGCGCTGTTGCCGCAGGTCTCCCAACCGCCGGTCGTACCAATGTGGTTGGCGAGCACCGCGTACACCGTGTTGTCGAAGGCGCGCGCGGGGAACCAGACGCGTGACTCGTGGTGGCCGCCCCCGACGCCGAACAGCGCCCCCACGACGTACGCGTGGCATCCGTCGAGCGCCGCGGCGCGCGCGTGCTCGGGGAAGCCGGAGTCGTAACAGACGCCGAGGCCGAGGCGCCACTCCCCCACTTCGAGGGTGAGCCCGGTGGAGCCCGGCCGGTACACGTCCCGCTCGGCCTTGAACAGTGTCTGCTTGTCGTAGCGGGCACGGACGCCGGAGCCGTCGATCACGAGGGCGGACACGTACAGTTCGCCGCCGTCGTGGACGGCGGCGCCGACGATCGCGACCACACCGCTCTCCCGGCAGGCGGCCACGACGGGCGCGAGGCGGGGGTCGGCGAGCCCGTTCACGGCGCACCGCTCGGGGTCGGCCCGGATGAGCTCGGGCTCGTACCCGCTCAGGAACTTCTCGGCGAGGACGACGACTTGCGCACCACCCGCTCCGGCGGCCCGCACCAGACGGGCGGCGGTGGCGGCGTTGGCGGTGACATCACCGGCGACGACGTGGGCCTGGGCGGCGGCTATCCGCAAGGGCTGAGAGGGAATCCCGTATTCGATCACGGACCTTCACCCTACCGGGGCGGGTGGTGGGCGTGCGGGGCTGGGCGGCCGGGCCGGATCACCAAACCCTTGTTCGAACCCGAAGGGGTCCCTGCCCTCCGTCTCCACGTCCCGTGCACCGCTCCGCGCCCGGCGACGGAAGGCCGCCTCCGTGAGCGTCGTCACTCTGCTGACCTCTTTTGGAGCCCTTATCCAGCACCGGTCCAGCACAGTGCGAGTTCACCCAGTACATCCGACACACACGAGCCAACGAACGCCCGCCGCCCACGACACATTGTGTACACATGAGACACTCGGTACCTTTGAGCGCATGACGCAGCCTCTCCCCATAGAGTCCATCCGAGACGTGCGTGCCCACCTCGCCGAGGTGGTGGAGCGCGCCGATCGCGACGACGTACCCACGGTGATCACGCGCCGGGGCAAGGAGGTCGCCGCCGTCGTCTCCATCGAAGTCCTGCGCAAGTACCAGGAGTGGGAGGAGCGCGAAATCAATCGGATCATCGACGAGCGCATGGCCAACCCGGCGCCCGGCATCCCGATCGAGGACATCATGAGGGAGACGCTGGCGCGCGGTGAGTGAGTACAGGACCGTCTTCCGACCCGAGGCGCAGGCCGAGCTTCGCAAGATCCTCCGCGACATGGCCCTGCGCATCCTGGCGAAGCTGACCGAGCTGGAATCCGACCCACTCGGCTTCAACACCACCGCACTCGT includes:
- a CDS encoding PspA/IM30 family protein, giving the protein MSDRQSVLGRVVQLAKADIDALLDQAEDPQKMLDQLTREFTDTIAAAERAIATTGGELRLMERDRTEDLAAAKEWGEEAVTASRKADGLRAGGSAEEADRFDRLAKVALGREVQAEREAWQAEPAIAAQTAVVDRLRTGVDGMRTRLEALEVRQHEWVTGATWARARHRIPDGLESAHPLDPASEIPRFQDKLRREEARARGGHELAASALDGRFERLDSPGDTAEVEARLAALKATT
- a CDS encoding SpoIIE family protein phosphatase translates to MWQSSPPGSIYDYIRVASFSIGPDGLIEQWSLRAEEQFGLTAREVVGTDPVDAFMPPELRSQGHRRVAEILDGREWTGLVPFRMPEQEGRHGLAELYVMPSETATGERGALCIVVDVRALRGIETDLAASQAIFGQSPFGFLLFGTDLTVLRANRRFATVFGGEPAEHRGRTVHDYLAGGEADRMAAALQRVLDTGEAVTDFQLVGSAPGDPARRHWSINLYRVHSGTGRPIGVASLGIDVTRRHNAAREAADARRNLALLNEAGSRIGNSLDLETTARELLDVAVPGFCDLASVDLYQALLAGDDAIQNRADGSAELRRVAFASAVADAPLTLTGATAPAASVSVGDVHRYPFHSPCADALRTGRSRAVPGDEGSLVHTTLAVPMVAHDTVVGLVQFSRAKGSEPFGERDRALATELASRAAVCIDNARLYRREHERALILQRSLLPPGDPEAAGLDIACRYLPGNAATEVGGDWFDVIELPGHRTALVVGDVMGRGLRAAVAMGELRTAVRTLAMLDLEPAEVLSHLDEIARGLGDPGGPDRAAGHVRRGRPGSRAAHKSREADLSEVYLATCVYAVYDPVTRRCSIANAGHLPPVLVEPGEPALFLDVPPGLPLGVGGEPFEEIEVDLPEGALLALYTDGLVESRDHPLEEGLRAFRKAISDPVAELEDVCDQVLNTLDTRHGEDDIALLMARIQGLPTDAVGDWRLPRSPRSVGRARELARAQLVAWDLEDLVDTTELLVSELVTNALRYGEGEVRLRLLRDRTLVCEVWDAGLVQPRRRRARDTDEGGRGLQLVGLLSAGWGSRRTPRGKTVWFELALPDGQSTPVAELTEEQLLSMF
- a CDS encoding ATP-binding protein — translated: MSGVIDTSGGCAEWTFPAEANAVRTARHAVRDTLRGWALDPAVSDVAVLLVSELVTNSLRYASGPIGVRMVRPDPGALLVEVSDPLPQEPVERDAGPDDEGGRGLQLVACSARRWGTRRGRTGKTVWFELALPG
- a CDS encoding (deoxy)nucleoside triphosphate pyrophosphohydrolase, which gives rise to MDDRVVVAGAVYDRGRLLAARRSAPPELAGRWELPGGKVEPGERPRDALVRELREELGVETEPLARIAGEWPLKPGYVLWVWTARLLSGEPRPLEDHDALRWLAPDEVDQVDWLPQDRPAVAEAARILAADTLTAGGTDSAR
- a CDS encoding SPOR domain-containing protein; the protein is MNDGGMVLAWQVIRQDDNGNRYRVGRYATRAEAQKIVDSLDDQGHRLYWVERVAQPAQ
- a CDS encoding GntR family transcriptional regulator, whose product is MTFGEQPAYLRVASDLRQKIVSGSLPPHTRLPSQARIREEYGVSDTVALEARKVLMAEGLVEGRSGSGTYVKERPVPRRVARSGFRPARGASPFRQEQAEDGTRGTWESSSEQDEASAEIAKRLGIHPGDRVMRTRYVYRDSGEQMMLSTSWEPLEVTGRTPVMLPEEGPLGGCGVVERMAAIDVVVDNVVEEVGARPGLAEELLALGGVPGHVVLVIERTYYASGRAVETADVVVPADRYRIAYHLPVK
- a CDS encoding DUF4190 domain-containing protein, which encodes MDIPPPPAPEPPPGQGHGPGWPPPYPVPQQPWYPYPQPFQEPAKTSGLAIASLVTGIVCCVPPLGLVLGGFALAQIRKKGLRGKGMAITGVVLSSIATVLALVLAVSGGFGAFWDGFREGIDDAKSRRSTMDLRKGDCFVVPGGELEREVVKVNVVPCAEPHDGEVSGSFKLDGSAFPGEQRMTALADQKCWAVEQEYAMDSWALPVEAESYYYTPSQQSWKVGDHSVTCAFATTSGKLKGSVRNDARRLDPDQMTYLRAANAYDRVLAAGPDQDRVEDDLDGFKKWAGQVSEVLTQEGTRLRGRSWPSTAQDPVDARLKEVDLAQKEWAKAAVAADADAFYLHSGAADRALRQATEVAARAALHLATTPPATDSGGSSSGGADGGSSGGTDSEETDGGSGSGTEV
- a CDS encoding threonine synthase, with protein sequence MTRANRPHADRPPTESPGPQGLDRPGAPGTPGAPDSHPSYRCPLDGTRVPVEADAPWCCPVCRGPWDLDFTAGAVRASALAGRVGSLWRYAEALPLAGPPPVTLGEGRTPLVPLTDTVTAKLDFLMPTLSFKDRGAVLLAELARRLAPERVVADSSGNAGTSVAAYLARAQLPCTVYVPESTSPKKVEQIAAHGARVERVPGDREATARAARRAADTPGTFYASHVFNPYFLHGTKTYVYELWEELGGRLPEAIVVPVGNGTLLLGAALATAELYAHGLIPERPALVAVQAEAVSPLARAFRAGAEDAAEVPAAETLAEGIAITAPPRARQILRAVRESGGTFLTVNEDQIRAAQLDLAGRGLFVESTAAACWAAVTATPPPLTDRSTVVPLCGAGLKTGVAAGV
- a CDS encoding carbon-nitrogen hydrolase family protein, which encodes MIEYGIPSQPLRIAAAQAHVVAGDVTANAATAARLVRAAGAGGAQVVVLAEKFLSGYEPELIRADPERCAVNGLADPRLAPVVAACRESGVVAIVGAAVHDGGELYVSALVIDGSGVRARYDKQTLFKAERDVYRPGSTGLTLEVGEWRLGLGVCYDSGFPEHARAAALDGCHAYVVGALFGVGGGHHESRVWFPARAFDNTVYAVLANHIGTTGGWETCGNSAVWGPDGRIVAEAGPHDEEIVHAELSPDALRTLREAEPMLRDLREMREMRGVRGVGAAEDAGESGGAAGSRDPWAGPRHLVRVDLPVPHAPAG
- a CDS encoding type II toxin-antitoxin system Phd/YefM family antitoxin, with product MTQPLPIESIRDVRAHLAEVVERADRDDVPTVITRRGKEVAAVVSIEVLRKYQEWEEREINRIIDERMANPAPGIPIEDIMRETLARGE